The Pelagibacterium halotolerans B2 nucleotide sequence CCTGTCCCAATTCATTCTGGTCGATGGTTGCCTGCAGTGCCAGCCGGCTGGCCGCGACGGCAGCCGTCGCCGCCTCGATCTGCGCAGTCGCCGCCTGAACGCCTGCCCAGCCCTGCCGCACCGCCTCGACGATCTGGTCGCGGGTTGCAAAGCCCTCGAGCTGGGTCTGGATCTGGCCGATATTGGCCTGCTCGACGGAAGGATCGCGCGTCGGCGTATAGATCGGCACGCTCAGCCGCAGGCTGATGCTGGCCTGGGTGGCAACAGTGCCCGCGGTCCACCCCCCTGCGCCGACCTGCCCGGTCAACGAAAGGTTCGGCCCGAAGCTCGCCAGCGTTTCCTCATAGCCATATTGCGCCGCCCGCAACTGCGCGGCCGAGGCCAAAAGGGCCGGGTGGCCGCTATTGGCCCGCGCCAGCGCCGCATCGAGCGACCCCGGCAGCAAAGATGAAAAATTATAGCCGCCCGAAAGGCTTCCCGGCGCCTGGCCCACCCAGCGCTGATAATTGGCCTCGCTGGTGCGCAGATCGTTGATCGCCGCCTGATAGGCCGCCGTCGATTGCGCAAGACTCGCCTCGGCCTGCGAAACTTCCAGTTGGGTGCCTTCGCCCAATTCGAGCCGGTCGCGCGCCGATCCCACCTGCGCATCGACGAAGCCGACGCTCTCCTGGCGGATTTCGACGATCCTGCGGTTGGCAACCACGTTCACATAGGCCTGGATCACCGAGAGCAGGACGTTCTGCTCGGTATTTTTGGCACCATACACCGCCGCATCATATTGCGCCTCGGCGCCGCTGATCGCCGCGCTGCTCGCATTGTTGTCGAAAAGGGTCTGGCTGTAGCCGAGCCCGATGCTGTCCGATGTCGACCAGCTCTGCCCGCCGGGCGCCCAGGTCGACGTCGCCCCGATGCTCGCTTCGGCCCCGATCGTGGGCAGCATCGCCCCCTCGGCGGCGATGATTCCCTGCCGGGCCGCTCTTACCGAAAGGAACGAACTGGCGATTTCGGGATTGTTCTCGTACGCATAGGCCATCGCCGATGTCAGGCTTTGCGCCTGGGCCGACGAGACCAGCCCCATCAGTGCAATGACGCTTACACTCAAAACATAATTAAATTTCATTGCCCAGCGCCTCCAGCGCCGCCCCAATTTAGGGCTGCGCCACCCTGCTTTCAACGCAAAACCAACGCATTGTCCAAACTTTAATGTCGGTAAGATTCAACTCGTTGCGAGTCGGTAACAGTGCGCGCGGTGTCGCACGGCAACATTGCAGCAATGTTACGCCTGCCCCAGGGCTCAGAAAACGAACGCCGGCGCGGCCCCGAAACGTCCCAGCACGGGCAGGCTGGCATTAAAGCTCGGCAGCGGCGCCACATCATTGCCGGTCTTGACGTAGAGATGGGCAACCGCCGAATTTCCCGTGCCGATCACGGCGACCAGCCGTCCGCCGTCACGCAGTTGGTCCAGCAGCGCCCCGGGCACCACGTCGACCGCGCCTTCAAGGATGATCACGTCGAACGGCGCTTCCTTGGCCACCCCGTTCTCGATCGGGCCCGACACCGCCGCCGCATTGCCGATATCGAGGTCCGAGAGGATATCGTTGGCCCGTCCGGCCAGAACCTCGTCGCTTTCCAGCGCCACCACCGCATTGGCCAGCAGCGAGAGCACTGCTGTCGAATACCCCGTCCCGCAGGCCACATCGAGCACAACGTCCTGGCTGCCGACCTCGGCAAGCTGCACCAGCCGTGCAAAATCGGCCGGCGAGGCCATCGTCCGGCTGGCCGAAAGCGCGATAGGCTCGTCGCTATAGGCAAAATCGGCATGGGTATCGGGCACGAATTTCTCGCGCGGAATGCGGTTCATGGCGTCCAGAATGCGCCAGTCGGTGATTCCGCTGGTCCGCAACTGGTTGTCGACCATCGTCCGGCGCGCGCGCGAAAAATCCATAGTCAATCGCCTTCCTGCTCTGGAGCTCCTGCCCGGTCAATACCGCCGCCCGCCAGCCGACGCAAGGCTTTAGGCGATCAGTTTCGGCGCTGCCGCCACCAGCGTGCGCGTATAGGCGTGTCTTGGATCGTTGAGCACCCTTTCAGTCGCCCCCTCCTCGACGATCCGCCCCCCTTCCATCACCAGCACCCGGTCGGTTATGGCCCGCACCACCTGCAGGTCGTGGGCGATGAACAGATAGGCGATGCCCGCCCGCTGCGAAATCTCCGCCAGCAGATCGAGCACCTGCGCCCGGATCGACACGTCGAGCGCCGACACCGCCTCGTCCAGAACGATCAGCGCCGGTTCGATCACCAGCGCCCGCGCAATGGCGATCCGCTGCCGCTGCCCGCCGGAAAACTCGTGGATATAGCGGTCCGCCGCCTTCGGCTCGATCCCCACCGATTCGAGCACCCGTGCCACAAGCGCCGCCCGCTCCCGTCCCCTTGGCGCAT carries:
- a CDS encoding TolC family outer membrane protein; this encodes MKFNYVLSVSVIALMGLVSSAQAQSLTSAMAYAYENNPEIASSFLSVRAARQGIIAAEGAMLPTIGAEASIGATSTWAPGGQSWSTSDSIGLGYSQTLFDNNASSAAISGAEAQYDAAVYGAKNTEQNVLLSVIQAYVNVVANRRIVEIRQESVGFVDAQVGSARDRLELGEGTQLEVSQAEASLAQSTAAYQAAINDLRTSEANYQRWVGQAPGSLSGGYNFSSLLPGSLDAALARANSGHPALLASAAQLRAAQYGYEETLASFGPNLSLTGQVGAGGWTAGTVATQASISLRLSVPIYTPTRDPSVEQANIGQIQTQLEGFATRDQIVEAVRQGWAGVQAATAQIEAATAAVAASRLALQATIDQNELGQATTLDVLDARASVASVEETLISAQSQRTIAAYSLIAAMGTLTAQDLGLPVQPRTAEGDVVVPAAAPTAPADAWGNLR
- a CDS encoding protein-L-isoaspartate O-methyltransferase family protein, with the protein product MDFSRARRTMVDNQLRTSGITDWRILDAMNRIPREKFVPDTHADFAYSDEPIALSASRTMASPADFARLVQLAEVGSQDVVLDVACGTGYSTAVLSLLANAVVALESDEVLAGRANDILSDLDIGNAAAVSGPIENGVAKEAPFDVIILEGAVDVVPGALLDQLRDGGRLVAVIGTGNSAVAHLYVKTGNDVAPLPSFNASLPVLGRFGAAPAFVF